CCCTGGAGCCAGGTGATCGGCGGCACCGTCAAGGCCACCATGGGGTTCCTGATCCTGGTGGTGGGGGCCGTCACCGTCATCAATGCCCTGGATCCTCTGGGCAAGCTGATCCTGGGCGCCACCGGAGCCCGCGGCGTGGTCCCCACCAACGAGGCCATCGTCGCGCTCGCCCAGCGGGAGTACGGGGCGCTGACGGCCTGGCTGATGTTCGTCGGCTTCTTCGCCAGCCTCCTGATCGCCCGGCTCACCAACCTCCGCTACGTCTTCCTCACCGGCCACCACATCTTCTACATGGCCACCATGCTGGCCGTGATCCTGGTGACGGTGGGCATCGGCGGCACCGTGGCCGTCATCGTGGGGGCGTTTCTGCTGGGCACCATCATGGTCATCATGCCGGCCTTCGCCCACCCGTGGATGCGGGCGGTCACCGGCGGCGAGAAGATCGCCATGGGCCACTTCGGCTCTCTGGGCTACATCGCCGGGGGCCTGATGGGCCAGCTGGTCACCCGGGTGACCGGGCGCAAGGGCCGCAGCACCGAGGAGATTGAGTTCCCGGCCAGCCTGCGCTTCCTGCGGGAGCCCATGGTGGGCACCGCGGTGGCCATGTTCATCATCTACCTGGTCTTCGCCCTGTGGTACCTCGCCCGGGTGGGAGCCGCCATGGCCATCAAGGGCGTGGGCCTGGCCGAAGGCACCACGGTGGCCGCGTACCTGATGGCCCAGGTCCTCAACGCCCTGAACTTCGGCGTGGGCGTGGCGGTCATTCTGCTGGGCGTGCGCACCATCATCGGCGAGATCGTTCCGGCGTTTGCCGGCATCGCCGAGCGGGTGGTGCCCGGCGCCCTGCCGGCCCTGGACTGCCCGGTGGCGTTCCCTTACGCTCCCAATGCGGTCCTGATCGGCTTTCTCACCAGCGTGCTCGGCGGGCTGGTGAGCCTGGGGCTCATCGCCGTCTGGCTGGGCAGCGCCTGGGCGCTGGCGCTCATCCTGCCGGGCATGGTGCCCCACTTCTTCACCGGCGGCACCGCCGGCGTGTTCGGCAACGCCACCGGCGGCCGGTGGGGGGCCGCGTGGGGCGGATTCGCCAACGGCGTGCTGATCACGTTCCTGCCGGCATTCCTGCTGAAGGTCCTGGGAGCGCTGGGGTTCGCCAACACCACCTTCGGCGACACCGACTTTGCCTGGTACGGCATCGTGGTGGGCAACCTGGCCCGGAGCATTGGCATCATCGGAGTGGTGGTGGCAGCCCTGGTCCTGATCGCCCTGGCCAGCTGGTTCCAGCGGGCCTACGTGGAGCGAGGCTGGTCGCCGGTGAAGGCATCGGCAGGCGGCCGGTCGAAGTAGCAGGGAGGCTGGATGCGGCGCCGGCGGCCGCGGCCGCCGGCGCCGCCGCATGCCACTGATCCTGCGTGTCTTCCTCCCGCACCCTCACCGGCATCGCCGCCGCCCCGGGACTGGCCTCGGGGCCGGCCGTG
This genomic interval from Armatimonadota bacterium contains the following:
- a CDS encoding PTS ascorbate transporter subunit IIC — protein: MQVIVAIIKFFVDEIFSKPYYLVGLMTAVGLIALRRPWSQVIGGTVKATMGFLILVVGAVTVINALDPLGKLILGATGARGVVPTNEAIVALAQREYGALTAWLMFVGFFASLLIARLTNLRYVFLTGHHIFYMATMLAVILVTVGIGGTVAVIVGAFLLGTIMVIMPAFAHPWMRAVTGGEKIAMGHFGSLGYIAGGLMGQLVTRVTGRKGRSTEEIEFPASLRFLREPMVGTAVAMFIIYLVFALWYLARVGAAMAIKGVGLAEGTTVAAYLMAQVLNALNFGVGVAVILLGVRTIIGEIVPAFAGIAERVVPGALPALDCPVAFPYAPNAVLIGFLTSVLGGLVSLGLIAVWLGSAWALALILPGMVPHFFTGGTAGVFGNATGGRWGAAWGGFANGVLITFLPAFLLKVLGALGFANTTFGDTDFAWYGIVVGNLARSIGIIGVVVAALVLIALASWFQRAYVERGWSPVKASAGGRSK